The sequence GTCTTGTCGACGATCTTGTTGGCGGAGATCCACGGCATCATCGCGCGCAGACGCTCGCCAACCTGCTCGATCGGGTGAGCAGCGTTGTTGCGGCGGTAGGCAGTCATCGAAGCATAGTTCGATGCGCCTTCCTGGATGAACATCTTGGCGTATTCGCCGTCCTGGATGCGCTTCAGAGCGTTGCGCATGGCCTGGCGGGATTCGGCGTTGATGACCTCCGGGCCGGTCACGTACTCGCCGTACTCGGCGTTGTTGGAGATCGAGTAGTTCATGTTGGCGATGCCGCCTTCGTACATGAGGTCAACGATCAGCTTCAGTTCGTGCAGGCACTCGAAGTAGGCCATTTCCGGCGCGTAGCCAGCTTCGACCAGGGTTTCGAAACCGGCTTTCACCAGCTCGACGCAACCGCCGCACAGAACGGCCTGCTCGCCGAACAGGTCGGTTTCGGTCTCGTCCTTGAAGGTGGTTTCAATGATGCCGGTACGGCCGCCGCCAACGCCGCAGGCGTAGGACAGAGCGACGTTCTTGGCATTGCCGGAAGCGTCCTGGTAGATGGCGACCAGGTCAGGGATGCCGCCGCCCTTGACGAACTCGGAGCGAACGGTGTGGCCCGGGGCCTTCGGCGCGATCATGATCACGTCGAGGTCAGCGCGCGGAACGACCTGGTTGTAGTGGATGGCGAAGCCGTGGGCGAAGGCCAGGGTGGCACCCTTCTTCAGATTCGGCTCGACTTCTTCCTTGTACAGCTTGGACTGGAACTCGTCCGGAGTCAGGATCATCACCAGGTCGGCGGCGGCAACGGCTTCCGGAACGCTCTTGACGGTCAGGCCATGGGCCTGGGCCTTGGCGACGGTGGCGGAGCCAGGACGCAGACCAACAGTCACGTCGACACCGGAATCTTTCAGGTTGCACGCGTGAGCGTGGCCCTGGGAGCCGTAACCGATGATGGCTACTTTCTTGCCCTGGATGATCGAGAGGTCACAGTCTTTGTCGTAATAAACTTTCATGTCACTGACTCTTTTATAGCGAATGGGATGGGGTGCTAGCACCGCGACATGGACACATTAAGCGATCCGATCCATTGCGTAAAATGATATATTCGCAACGCAACGTGCCGACAATCGAAACGATCATGGACAACCATTCCCTCAGGCTCTTTCTTTCCCTGGCAGACAACCTGCACTTCGGCAAGACCAGCCGCGAGCAGCATGTCAGCCCCTCGGCGCTCAGCCGCAGCATCAAGCAGCTCGAGGACGAACTTGGCGCACCCTTGTTCGTACGTGACAGTCGCTCGGTTCAGTTGACCCGCGAGGGCCAGCAGTTCCGCGAATACGCGAGCGAGGTCTTGAGCGGCTGGCATGCCATCCGCCAACGACTCATGCAGGACCAATTGGACCTGCACGGCGAGCTCTCCCTGTATTGCTCGGTAACGGCGAGCTACAGCTTCCTCTACGACATCCTGAGCAGCTTCCGCCAGGACTACCCGCGCATCGAAATGAAGCTGCACACCGGCGACCCCGCAAAGGCCGTCGAGCGGGTGCAGCAAGGACTGGAGGATCTCGCCATCGGCGCCCGCCCCGACAACCTGCCGGCCGGCGTCGACTTCCAGTCGATCACCCGCTCGGAGCTGCGCTTCATCGGCCCACGGTCACCTCAGCTGCTGACAGCGGAACAACTGAAGGAGCCCACGGCGCAAAGCTGGAAGGACGTGCCGATGATTCTCTCGGAAGAAGGCCTGGCCCGGACCCGGACCGACCGCTGGCTGAAAAGCCACGGCATCAAGCCGCGCATATATGCCCAGGTGAGCGGCAACGAGGCCATCGTCAGCATGGTGAGCCTGGGATTCGGAATCGGCGTGGTTCCGCAGATCGTGCTCGACAACAGCCCCCTGACCGAGCGCATCTGCATCTACGATATCCAGCCGCCATTGGCCGCCTACGACATCGGCCTGTTCGCCTTGGAAAAACGCCTCAAGGACCCACTGATCACAGCCTTCTGGAATCGCCGCCAGTAAAGTCCGGGCAATAAAAAACCCCGCACCAGGCGGGGTTTTTTAATGACCACGATCAGATGGTCAGTACTTTGTCGCCACGGGAAATCCCGGTGACGCCACTGCGTACGGTTTCCAGGATCGAGCTGGTGCCGACGGCCTGGATGAAGCTGTCCAGCTTGTCGCTGGTCCCCGCCAGCTGGATCGTGTAGACGCTGGACGTCACGTCGACGATCTGGCCGCGGAAGATGTCGGTGGTGCGCTTGACCTCGGCGCGCTGGGCGCCTGTGGCCTTGACCTTGACCAGCATCAGTTCGCGCTCGATGTGAGCACTCTCCGAGAGGTTCACCAGCTTGACCACTTCGATCAGCTTGTTGAGGTTCTTGGTGATCTGTTCGATCACTTCATCGTGGCCAACGGTGGTCAGGGTCAGACGCGACAGGGTCGGGTCTTCGGTCGGAGCCACGGTCAGGCTTTCGATGTTGTAGTTGCGCTGGGAGAACAGGCCGACCACACGGGACAGCGCGCCCGGCTCGTTTTCCAGCAGCAGGGAAATGATGTGTCGCATGTCAGGTACGCTCCGTCTTGCTCAGCCACATGTCGCGCATGGCGCCATCGCGAATCTGCATCGGGTAGACGTGCTCGCTGGAGTCCACCTGGATGTCGAGGAACACCAGACGGTTCTTCAGGGAGAACGCCTCTTCCATCTTCGCCTTCAGATCCTTCGGATCGGTCACGCGAATGCCGACGTGGCCATAGGCCTCGGCCAGCTTGACGAAGTCAGGCAGCGATTCCATGTAGGAGTGCGAGTAACGGCTGTTGTACTGCATGTCCTGCCATTGGCGGACCATGCCCAGCGCACCGTTGTTCAGGTTGATGATCTTCACCGGCAGGTCGTACTGCAGGCAGGTGGACAGCTCCTGGATGTTCATCTGGATACTGCCTTCACCGGTCACGCAGGCGACGTCGGTTTCCGGGAAGCTCAACTTGATGCCCATGGCCGCCGGGAAACCGAAGCCCATGGTGCCCAGGCCACCGGAGTTGATCCAGCGATTGGGCTTGTTGAAGCGGTAGTACTGCGCCGCGAACATCTGGTGCTGACCCACGTCGGAGGTGACGTAGGCATCGCCCTTGGTCACTTCCCAGAGGGTTTCGATCACGGTCTGCGGCTTGATGATGCTGCCGTCACCCTTGTCATAGGGGAACAGGTCACCACCGGCACGCCACTCGTCCATCTGCTTCCACCAGGCGGCGACGGTTTCCTTGTTCGGGGTCTCGCCGATTTCCTTGAGGATGGCGACCATCTCGGTCAGCACGCTGTCCACCGGGCCAACGATCGGGATGTCGGCCTTGATGGTCTTGGAGATCGACGCCGGGTCGATGTCGATATGGATGATCTTGGCGTTCGGGCAGAACTTGGCGGCACCGTTGATGACGCGGTCATCGAAACGCGCGCCCACGGCCAGGATCACGTCAGCGTGGTGCATGGCCAGGTTGGCGGTGTAGCTGCCGTGCATGCCGAGCATGCCGACGAACTGGCGGTCGGTACCCGGGAAGGCGCCCAACCCCATCAGGGTGTTGGTGACCGGCAGGTTGAGCATCTTCGCCAGCTCGGTGAGCTGCTCGGAAGCGTTGCCCATGATCACGCCGCCACCGGCGTACATGATCGGGCGCTTGGCGGCCAGCAGCATCTCGGCGGCCTTGCGGATCTGGCCGGAGTGGCCACGGACCGCGGGGCTGTAGGAGCGCAGCTTGACCTTCTTCGGGTAGCTGTATTCGAACTTCTGGGTCGGATCGCCCATGTCCTTCGGAATGTCGACGACAACCGGGCCGGGACGGCCGGACTGGGCAATGTAGAACGCCTTCTTGATCACCTCGGGGATTTCCGAGGGATGCTTGATGATGAAGCTGTGCTTCACGATCGGGCGGGAAATACCGACCATGTCGGTTTCCTGGAAGGCGTCGGTACCGACCATGTTGCTCGGCACCTGGCCAGACAGGATCACCATCGGAATGGAGTCCATGTAGGCGGTGGCGATGCCGGTGATGGCGTTGGTCGCACCGGGGCCGGAGGTCACCAAGACCACGCCGGGCTTGCCGGTGGCGCGGGCGTAGCCGTCAGCCATATGGGTAGCGGCCTGCTCATGACGGACCAGGACATGGGTCACGTCGCTCTCTTTGAACAGGGCATCGTAAATGTGCAGGAGGGCACCACCCGGGTACCCATAGATGTACTTAACGCCTTCGTCACGCAGCGAGCGGACGACCATTTCAGCGCCAGATAAGAGCTCCACGTTTTTCACCTCTAGAACGCCAGATAACCGCCCGCGACCGGACAGCCTGAATAGGTTTGCCTGCAATCAGCGCGTGAGCGACTGGTGGTCGCCGACTACGTCAGCTACTGACTGAACAAGCATTGGGTCGGCCCCTGAGAGTTGTTGCGGGGCTTTCCCACCCAGCGCGAGGTAACGCGTTGCGGGGGAGACAGGTCGGCGCGGGTATGCACCTCATCGACTGCTACAGCTTCCGACTTGCGGCCGGCCCACTGGAACAGCGAACCCTGGATTCTTCGGATTAGTGCGGTACAAGTCAAGTAATGAGTTGCGGAATATTGCGTTGATTGCTGTGATGCGTCGCAGGATCAAGGTCTGCGGCTTTTGGTTATAGTTACGCCAGGATTCTCGCAATCAGAAGGAAATCGCATGCAGCGCATGATTCTCGCCGGCAGCCTGCTGCTGGCCCTGAGCGCCTCCGCCATGGCCGGCCAGGTCTACAAGTGGGTGGACGCCCAGGGCGTTACCCACTTTGGCGCGCAGCCGCCCGACGGCCAGCAAGCCACCAGCGTGAACACGTCGGTGCCCCAGTCACGCCCGGATCTGCAGTCTCTCAGCAACGAACTGGCTCAGCCCCAGGAGCAGGCGCAACCCGCCGAACCGCTGCCGGAAGAAAAGCCGGTGGGCGACCAGAAGGCGATCGACAAGAAGGTGAAGGCGGACGTTGCCAGCCAGGAAGCCGAGCGCCGCAAGTACTGCGAAAACATCCGCACCAATCTCGCGCAGCTGCAGAACAACCCGCGTCTGCGCGCAGAGGTGGAAGGGGAAGTGCGTCGCCTGACCGAGGAAGAGCGCCAGTCCCGGATCAAGGAAGCCGAGAAGGCGATCGGTGACAACTGCAACTGAGGCCCAGCCTCAGTTCGCCCCGCCTATCAGTCGGTCGAAGGCGCCCAGTGCGTCGAGCAGCCGGCTCGCTTCGGTCTGCCGTTCCCGGTAGACCTCTTCAGCCATGGCACGAATGCCGGAGGCATGCGGCAGCTCAAGGTCATTCTCGATGATGACCTTCATGCGCGGCAGGAAAATCCACTGCAGCCATTGCTCGAAGGCCAGGGTGTCCACGCAGAAGGGAGTCTGGCTGGCCAGGGCCTCCGCGCTGGGTGCCTCATCGTCCCACCACCCCAGGCTCCGCAGCTCCCGCTCGATGAGCAGGAGCTGGTCGGCCACGTCCATGCAACGCGGGTCCATCAGAGATTGACCTTGGCTTTCTCACGCGCAAGCGCGGCGCCGGACGGATCGCCCTGGGTGTCGCGAGAACGCGCGATCAGCTCCCACAGGCTGGCCTGCAGGGCGGGACGACCATTGGCATAGGTCATGGCGCGACGGGCGAATTGCTCGGCCTGGGCCGCATCGCCCTGGGCCAGCCGCACTTCGGCCAGTCGATAGAGCACCTGCGGCTCGCGCGGCGCGATGCGCTGGGCACGCTCCAGGCTGGCCGCTGCACCGTTCAGATCGCCGCCACCCTGCTGTTGCTGGGCGGTGGTCAGCAGCGCCAGCACCGGACCATCGAGCTGCTCGTCGGCAGCCAGGCCGCCACTGGTGCTGGGAATGCCGCTCGGGGCGACGGGGGCCGGCGCGCTATAGCTCGGCGAGCCGTAGCTGGGCGCACCATAGGCAGGAGCCGTGGGTGCGCTGGTCGCCGGGCCGCTGGTAATGGGGCCGGGCGTGATACCGCCACTGGTGATGCTGCCGCTGATGGGCGCGCTGGAAGCCGGCGCGGCAATCGGCGCACCGGAACTGGCGCCGGGCACCATGACCACCACACCGGAGTCGGCGGGCACACTGCGCGGCGCGGCGGGCGCCCGATTGTAGCCACCGCCGGAGTTACCCTGTTCCAGTTCGGACAGGGGCGCGCCGGAATCGACCACGGGAATGGCGCCACGCTGCGGGGTGGAGCAGCCGGCCAGGAGGGCGGCTGCAGCAAGGGCGGGAATCCAGGCTTTACTCACGTTTGTTCCTCTCGGTTCATTGCGTCCAACCGCGAACCCAGTCCATTACCGAGTCCACGGGTGCGCCCAGGCCGCAAGGCGAGCCGGGGGCGGGTTCGCTGCCACGAATGTAGGGCATCTGGACCGCTCCGGAGCAGCTCGGGTCAGATCCCTGGCCACTGTGCGGGTCAATCCAGGCTTGTATCACGTTGTCCGGCATCGGCATGTCCAGCGGCAGTGGCTCGGCCTTGCGCATGAAGCTCGTCCAGACCTGCAGCGCGCCGGTGGCTCCGGTCAGCGGCGTCTTGCCGTTGTCGTCGCGCCCCAGCCATACCACCGCCAGCAGATCCTGGCTGAAGCCGGCGAACCAGCTATCGCGCGAATCGTTGGTGGTACCGGTCTTGCCCGCCAGGGTCAGGGACGATGGCAACTGGCTGTACACCGAACGCGCGGTACCTTCGCGCATCACCCGCTGCATGGCGTTCTGCACCAAGTAGATGGAACCCGGATCGAAACGCTGCTGAATCTGGAAGGGATAGCGCTTGAGCGGCTCACCCTCGGCGTTCAGTACGCTGCGGATACCCCGCAACGGCGTGTTGAAACCACCATTGGCCAGGGTCTGGTACATGGTCGCCACTTCCATCGGGCTCAGCGCGCCAGCGCCCAGGAGCATCGAGGGATAGGCCGGCCACTCACGGGAAACACCCAGCCGTTCAAGTGTTTTGAGCACATTGGGAACGCCCAGTTCCAGCCCCAGCTTGGCAGTCGACAAGTTGTAGGAGTTGGCCAGCCCCTGGTACAGGGGGATGGTGCCATGGGCGCGGCGATCATAGTTCTGCGGGCGCCATACCTGGCCGTCCTGCCCCTTCACCGAGAAGGGCTCGTCGACCACCCAACTGGTCAGTGTGAACTGGCTCGGGCGCTCCAGCGCGGTCAGGTAGATCGCCGGCTTGATCAGCGAGCCGATGGGGCGCACGGCGTCCACCGCGCGGTTGAAGCCGGCGAAGCGTGGCTGGCGGCTGCCGATCAGCGCCTGGATCTCGCCGGTTTCGGGGTTGCTGACGACCATGGCCGCTTCCACCTGGTCGACGCCCTTGCGCCCGTCCAGGCGCTTGAGGGTTTCGTTCAGGGCAGTTTCCGCCTTGGACTGCAGGATGGGGTCGAAGCTGGTGAAGATGCGCAGGCCTTCTTCGGTCAGGTCTTCCTCGCGGTAGTCCTCACGCAGCTGGCGCTTCACCAGGTCGAGGAACGCCGGATAGGAGCTGTCGGCCAGGCTGCCGCGCTGGGTCACGCCCAGCGGGCGCTGCTTCGCCGCGGTGGCTTCCGCGGGCGTCACCACGCCTTGCTCGGCCAGCAGGTCGATCACCAGGTTGCGGCGCTCCAGCGCGCGCTCCGGATAACGACGCGGGTTGTAGTAGGACGGTCCCTTGACCATGCCCACCAGCAAGGCGATCTGGTGCAGCTTCAGCTCCGCCAGGGGCTGGCTGAAGAAATACTGGCTGGCCAGGCCGAAGCCGTGGATGGCGCGCTGGCCGTCCTGGCCGAGGAACACCTCGTTGAGGTAAGCCTCGAGGATCTCGCGCTTGTCGTAGTGCAGCTCCAGCAGCACCGCCATCATGGCTTCGGTGGCCTTGCGGGAAATGCTGCGCTCGCTGGTCAGGTAGAAGTTCTTCACCAACTGCTGGGTTAGGGTACTGCCGCCCTGGCGCAGTTCACCGGCGGTCGCGTTGACCCAGAACGCCCGGGCGATGGACTTGAGGGACACGCCGTGGTGATTGAAGAACTCGCGGTCCTCCGTGGCCACCAGGGTTTCCACCATATAGGCCGGCACCTGGTCGAGCTTGATCAGCACGCGGTCTTCATGATGCGCGGGATACAGGCCGCCGATCAGCAACGGCTCGAGGCGAGCCACCGCCAGGTTGGCGCCGTTGGCCTGGGTCAGACCGGCGACGTAATCGCCGGAGAAACGCACGCGCACGCGCTGGGCGGGCTCCGCGCCTTCATAGAACTGGAAGCCGCGGGTGTTGAGTTCGACGTTGTTGCCGGAAACCGATGCGGCGCCCGGACCGTTGGACAGGCTCTCGCGGCGGTAGCCGAGGGCGTCCAGTTCCTTGAGGAAGTCATCCTTGGACAGCTTCAGGCCGGCGAACAGTTCCAATGGCCGGGCATAGACCTTGGCCGGGACCGTCCAGCGCTTGCCGGAGAACTTCTCCTGGACCACGGCATCGAGGTAGATGGCGAAGCCGGCCAGCACCACCAGGCCGACCAGGCCTAGCTTGAGGGCCCAGCCCAACCAGGGGCGAAGGCTGCTGGGACGGCGTTTAGAGCGGGATTTGGGGGATCGGGGACGTGTCATGGCGGCGCATTATACGCACTTTATCCACAGCCAACAGGCGCGCCCTGACGGTTTGCAGCCTGGCCCACAGAGGCGATAATGCCGACCTTTTACTGCGACAGAACAAGGAAAGCCCGTGAGCCAGTCCCTGATAGCCGCCCTGCAGAACCCCGCTCTCTATCCGCACCCGGTAGAGGGGTTCCAGGTGATCGAGACGCACATCTCCTGGGTACTGCTGACCGGCAGCTACGTCTACAAGGTGAAGAAGCCAGTGAACTTCGGCTTCCTCGACTTCACCGACCTCGACCAGCGCCGGCACTTCTGCGAGGAAGAGCTGCGCCTCAACCAGCGCCTCACCCGCGACCTTTATCTGGAAGTGCTCCCGATCAGCGGTAGCCACGAGGCGCCGCAGATCGGCGGAGAAGGCCCGGCCATCGAATATGTGCTGAAGATGCGCCAGTTCCCCCAGGAAAACCTGCTCAGTGCCGTGCAGGCCCGCGGCGAGCTCACCCCCGCCCATATCGACGAGCTGGCCGAACGCATCGCCAGCTTCCACCTGGCTGCGCCCAAGGTTGCCGTCGAGCACCCGCTGGGCACCGCGGATGCGGTGATGATGCCGGTACGGCAGAACTTCGAGCAGATCCGCCCGCTGATCGGCGAGAAAGCCGACCTGCAGCAGCTGGAGGCCCTGGAGGCCTGGGCCGAAAGCAGCCATGAGCGTCTCGAACCGCTGCTGGCCAAGCGCAAGCAGCAAGGCTTCATCCGCGAATGCCACGGCGACATCCACCTCGGCAACGCCACCCTGATCGACGGCGAAGTGGTGCTGTTCGACTGCATCGAGTTCAACGAGCCGTTCCGCTTCACCGACGTCTACGCCGACATCGCGTTCATCGCCATGGACCTCGAAGACCGCGGCCTCAAGTCCCTCTCCCGACGCCTGGTCAGCCAGTACCTGGAGCACACCGGCGACTACGAGGGCCTGGAACTGCTCAACTTCTACAAGGCCTACCGTGCCCTGGTACGTGCCAAGATCGCCCTCTTCAGCCTCGCCCACCAATCCGACGCGGTGCAGAAGGCGGCCACCCTGCGGCAGTACCGCAACTATGCCGGTCTCGCGGAAAGCTACAGCGCCATCCCCTCGCCCTTCCTGGTCATCACCCATGGCGTCTCCGCCTCGGGCAAGAGCCAGGTGGCCCTGCGCCTGGTGGAAGCCCTCGGCTGTGTGCGCCTGCGCTCGGACGTCGAGCGCAAGCGCCTGTTCGGCGAACAGCAACAGGCTGCGCAAGGGTTGCAGGAGGGCATCTACAACGCCGACGCCAGCGCCGCCACCTATGCACGCCTGAACCAGCTGGCGGCTGCGGTCCTCCATGCGGGCTTCCCGGTGGTGATCGACGCCACCTTCCTCAAGCAGGAACAGCGCAAGGCCGCGCGCAAGGTGGCGGAAGAGACCGGAACCCCCTTCCTGATCCTCGACTGCCATGCACCGGAAGCGGTGATCGAGGCCTGGCTGGCACAGCGCCAGGCCCAGGGCGGCGACCCGTCCGACGCCACCATGGAAGTGGTACGCGCGCAACTGGCCACCCGCGAGCCCCTGGATGCCGGCGAGCAGGCCCGGAGCAAGCGCATCGACACCGACCAGGCGGCCAGCCTGGACGGCCTGGTGGAGCACATCCGCCAACACCTGCCGAGCGTCTGAGCCCTCCCCCTCCGCGCCGGGCAACATCCGGCGCGGCTTCTATACTGCCGGCTGAGCAAGGCTCAACCGTGCAGCCAGAGTCGGCACCCTTTCCAGGGCCCTGCCCTATCGCATCTGCAGTGATCGTTATCCGTGCATGGAACGCACGAGGATTGAGCGATAGCACAAGGCCACACACCTGTATGGCCGCTACACTTATCCACAGCCCCGCCCCTCTCGCGCCCGAACATCGCAAGGAGGCTCGATGAACGATGAACTGCAACACATGAAGAACCTCGGCAAGACCTCGGCCCAATGGCTGCACGCCGTCGGCATACACAGTGCCTCGGACCTGCGCCGGTTCGGTGCGGTCGGCGCCTACAAGGCCGTACGCGCCCGTGGGTTCAGGGCCTCGAAGGTATTGCTGTACGCCATCGAGGGCGCCCTGCTCGATGTGCACTGGAACGACCTGACACCCGGCCACAAGGCGGAGCTGAACCACCAGCTGGATACTCCGGTCGCCCACAACAAGAGCTAGCTCACAACCTCCACCAAGAGAGATTTACGAGCCAGGCGCAGGACCCTATTGTTTCAGGGACCTTCGTGCGTCACGCCATTCCAGTCAGTTCAAGGAATTACTGCCATGTACCTACTCGGGGAGCAACCGGCCTACGCCGATCAGCTGATCAACAGACTGCAAAGCATCCCCGGGCAGTTGCTCGACGGGCTGGAACCCAGCGGCCCCGCAGTGCGCCTCGACCAGGTGGACGACCTGGCGCCGCAGTTGCCAGGCAACCAGCTGTACCTGATCGAGAACGGCCTGCTGCACGCCATTGTCGACGAGCGTCCGCTGTTCTACCTGCAGGAAGGCGACCTGGTGGGGCTTCGCCAGGGCATCGACCTGCCGTCCTGCCGCTACAGCAGCGACGAGCCCATCAGCCTGCTGCCATTCAACCGCAGCGAAGTGTTCTCCCACATCTACGGCAACGAGAAGCGCCAGGAGCTGTTCATCCAGTACCTGGTCGGCCACACCGCCCTGCTCTCGGACGCCGTGGCACGCCTGAAACAACCGGACGTGCGTCCCTCCACCGGATTCCAGCACTTCGCCGCCGACGAGGAACTGATCCATCAGGGCGACGAGGCCGACCACGTGTTCATCATCATCGAGGGGCACGCCGAGGCCTACGTCGATGGGCAGAAGGTCGGCGACGTGCAGAAGGACGAGATCTTCGGCGCCATGGCGGTCTTCACCCGGGAGCGCCGTAGCGCCACGGTGGTCGCCAGCGAGCCCTGCACCGTGATGGTGATTCCCAAGGAGCAGTTCCTCAGCCTCATGCAGAGCAATCCGCGCATCGCCCACAGCCTGATCGAGAGCATGGCGCGACGCATCGACCTGCTGAACAAGGAAGTCACCCAGCTCAGGCTGTCACCCGACAGGACCTGAACCCAACAAAAAACCCCGGCGCCAGGCCGGGGTTTTCGTATCTGCGATGAGGAAAGATCAGCCCGCGCAGAAAAATTCGCGCCGACGCTTGACTCGAAAATGATAATCGTTATTATTCACACAACTGGTCGCGAGATCAGCCGGTAAGCTGAGATTCCAAGCAGTCGGACTCTTCAGATTATCTCCTCATCAGGCTAATCACGGTTTCGACCCGGCTAATCGCCGGGTCTTTTTTTGCCCGCGATTCAGCGGGCCCGGACACCGGGCCCGCCAGTGCCTCAGCGCGCAGGCGCCATCTTCTCGCGCATACCGGCGCAGTGATCGATGGGCGCCAGCGCGGCGGTGTACCAGACATAGTCAGCGCTACCCCGCTCCACCGGCTTGCCCACTTCGGACAGGATCAGCACCACATTCCCCTCGGCCTTGCCCAGGTCCGCCAGGTGCAGCGGTACGCCCAGGTCGCGGCGCACATGGTAGGCGCCGGCGAACAGCATGGC is a genomic window of Pseudomonas resinovorans NBRC 106553 containing:
- the ilvC gene encoding ketol-acid reductoisomerase — encoded protein: MKVYYDKDCDLSIIQGKKVAIIGYGSQGHAHACNLKDSGVDVTVGLRPGSATVAKAQAHGLTVKSVPEAVAAADLVMILTPDEFQSKLYKEEVEPNLKKGATLAFAHGFAIHYNQVVPRADLDVIMIAPKAPGHTVRSEFVKGGGIPDLVAIYQDASGNAKNVALSYACGVGGGRTGIIETTFKDETETDLFGEQAVLCGGCVELVKAGFETLVEAGYAPEMAYFECLHELKLIVDLMYEGGIANMNYSISNNAEYGEYVTGPEVINAESRQAMRNALKRIQDGEYAKMFIQEGASNYASMTAYRRNNAAHPIEQVGERLRAMMPWISANKIVDKTKN
- the ilvY gene encoding HTH-type transcriptional activator IlvY; amino-acid sequence: MDNHSLRLFLSLADNLHFGKTSREQHVSPSALSRSIKQLEDELGAPLFVRDSRSVQLTREGQQFREYASEVLSGWHAIRQRLMQDQLDLHGELSLYCSVTASYSFLYDILSSFRQDYPRIEMKLHTGDPAKAVERVQQGLEDLAIGARPDNLPAGVDFQSITRSELRFIGPRSPQLLTAEQLKEPTAQSWKDVPMILSEEGLARTRTDRWLKSHGIKPRIYAQVSGNEAIVSMVSLGFGIGVVPQIVLDNSPLTERICIYDIQPPLAAYDIGLFALEKRLKDPLITAFWNRRQ
- the ilvN gene encoding acetolactate synthase small subunit — its product is MRHIISLLLENEPGALSRVVGLFSQRNYNIESLTVAPTEDPTLSRLTLTTVGHDEVIEQITKNLNKLIEVVKLVNLSESAHIERELMLVKVKATGAQRAEVKRTTDIFRGQIVDVTSSVYTIQLAGTSDKLDSFIQAVGTSSILETVRSGVTGISRGDKVLTI
- a CDS encoding acetolactate synthase 3 large subunit → MELLSGAEMVVRSLRDEGVKYIYGYPGGALLHIYDALFKESDVTHVLVRHEQAATHMADGYARATGKPGVVLVTSGPGATNAITGIATAYMDSIPMVILSGQVPSNMVGTDAFQETDMVGISRPIVKHSFIIKHPSEIPEVIKKAFYIAQSGRPGPVVVDIPKDMGDPTQKFEYSYPKKVKLRSYSPAVRGHSGQIRKAAEMLLAAKRPIMYAGGGVIMGNASEQLTELAKMLNLPVTNTLMGLGAFPGTDRQFVGMLGMHGSYTANLAMHHADVILAVGARFDDRVINGAAKFCPNAKIIHIDIDPASISKTIKADIPIVGPVDSVLTEMVAILKEIGETPNKETVAAWWKQMDEWRAGGDLFPYDKGDGSIIKPQTVIETLWEVTKGDAYVTSDVGQHQMFAAQYYRFNKPNRWINSGGLGTMGFGFPAAMGIKLSFPETDVACVTGEGSIQMNIQELSTCLQYDLPVKIINLNNGALGMVRQWQDMQYNSRYSHSYMESLPDFVKLAEAYGHVGIRVTDPKDLKAKMEEAFSLKNRLVFLDIQVDSSEHVYPMQIRDGAMRDMWLSKTERT
- a CDS encoding DUF4124 domain-containing protein, whose protein sequence is MQRMILAGSLLLALSASAMAGQVYKWVDAQGVTHFGAQPPDGQQATSVNTSVPQSRPDLQSLSNELAQPQEQAQPAEPLPEEKPVGDQKAIDKKVKADVASQEAERRKYCENIRTNLAQLQNNPRLRAEVEGEVRRLTEEERQSRIKEAEKAIGDNCN
- a CDS encoding YqcC family protein — protein: MDPRCMDVADQLLLIERELRSLGWWDDEAPSAEALASQTPFCVDTLAFEQWLQWIFLPRMKVIIENDLELPHASGIRAMAEEVYRERQTEASRLLDALGAFDRLIGGAN
- a CDS encoding M48 family metallopeptidase; translation: MSKAWIPALAAAALLAGCSTPQRGAIPVVDSGAPLSELEQGNSGGGYNRAPAAPRSVPADSGVVVMVPGASSGAPIAAPASSAPISGSITSGGITPGPITSGPATSAPTAPAYGAPSYGSPSYSAPAPVAPSGIPSTSGGLAADEQLDGPVLALLTTAQQQQGGGDLNGAAASLERAQRIAPREPQVLYRLAEVRLAQGDAAQAEQFARRAMTYANGRPALQASLWELIARSRDTQGDPSGAALAREKAKVNL
- the mrcB gene encoding penicillin-binding protein 1B — translated: MTRPRSPKSRSKRRPSSLRPWLGWALKLGLVGLVVLAGFAIYLDAVVQEKFSGKRWTVPAKVYARPLELFAGLKLSKDDFLKELDALGYRRESLSNGPGAASVSGNNVELNTRGFQFYEGAEPAQRVRVRFSGDYVAGLTQANGANLAVARLEPLLIGGLYPAHHEDRVLIKLDQVPAYMVETLVATEDREFFNHHGVSLKSIARAFWVNATAGELRQGGSTLTQQLVKNFYLTSERSISRKATEAMMAVLLELHYDKREILEAYLNEVFLGQDGQRAIHGFGLASQYFFSQPLAELKLHQIALLVGMVKGPSYYNPRRYPERALERRNLVIDLLAEQGVVTPAEATAAKQRPLGVTQRGSLADSSYPAFLDLVKRQLREDYREEDLTEEGLRIFTSFDPILQSKAETALNETLKRLDGRKGVDQVEAAMVVSNPETGEIQALIGSRQPRFAGFNRAVDAVRPIGSLIKPAIYLTALERPSQFTLTSWVVDEPFSVKGQDGQVWRPQNYDRRAHGTIPLYQGLANSYNLSTAKLGLELGVPNVLKTLERLGVSREWPAYPSMLLGAGALSPMEVATMYQTLANGGFNTPLRGIRSVLNAEGEPLKRYPFQIQQRFDPGSIYLVQNAMQRVMREGTARSVYSQLPSSLTLAGKTGTTNDSRDSWFAGFSQDLLAVVWLGRDDNGKTPLTGATGALQVWTSFMRKAEPLPLDMPMPDNVIQAWIDPHSGQGSDPSCSGAVQMPYIRGSEPAPGSPCGLGAPVDSVMDWVRGWTQ
- a CDS encoding bifunctional aminoglycoside phosphotransferase/ATP-binding protein — protein: MSQSLIAALQNPALYPHPVEGFQVIETHISWVLLTGSYVYKVKKPVNFGFLDFTDLDQRRHFCEEELRLNQRLTRDLYLEVLPISGSHEAPQIGGEGPAIEYVLKMRQFPQENLLSAVQARGELTPAHIDELAERIASFHLAAPKVAVEHPLGTADAVMMPVRQNFEQIRPLIGEKADLQQLEALEAWAESSHERLEPLLAKRKQQGFIRECHGDIHLGNATLIDGEVVLFDCIEFNEPFRFTDVYADIAFIAMDLEDRGLKSLSRRLVSQYLEHTGDYEGLELLNFYKAYRALVRAKIALFSLAHQSDAVQKAATLRQYRNYAGLAESYSAIPSPFLVITHGVSASGKSQVALRLVEALGCVRLRSDVERKRLFGEQQQAAQGLQEGIYNADASAATYARLNQLAAAVLHAGFPVVIDATFLKQEQRKAARKVAEETGTPFLILDCHAPEAVIEAWLAQRQAQGGDPSDATMEVVRAQLATREPLDAGEQARSKRIDTDQAASLDGLVEHIRQHLPSV